One region of Methanobrevibacter millerae genomic DNA includes:
- a CDS encoding Sir2 silent information regulator family NAD-dependent deacetylase, which produces MEHFVKRLDRAYDAINDADYILVGAGAGFSAAAGIEYSGKRFEDNFKDFIEKYGLTDMYSSGFYPFKTLEEKWAYWARHVYMNRYSVGKTELYGQLLELVMDKDYFVLTTNVDHQFWINGFEDDRIFATQGDYGLFQCGEPCHEKLYSNRDFVYKAIENINDCKIPSDLIPKCPVCGKEITLNLRVDNTFVEDEKWGEMYNNYSGYLEHVDEDKNIVFLELGVGFNTPAIIRYPFEQMTYDNQNTTLIRLNRSSAQAIPQNKDKTICFDEKISEIFEYWLSRI; this is translated from the coding sequence ATGGAACATTTCGTTAAAAGATTGGACAGGGCATATGATGCCATCAATGATGCGGATTATATTCTTGTCGGTGCAGGGGCTGGATTTTCTGCAGCCGCAGGCATAGAATATTCGGGCAAACGTTTTGAAGACAATTTCAAGGATTTTATTGAAAAATACGGCTTGACGGACATGTATTCTTCCGGTTTTTATCCATTTAAAACCTTGGAGGAAAAATGGGCATACTGGGCTCGCCATGTTTACATGAACAGGTATTCCGTTGGCAAAACCGAATTATACGGGCAATTGTTGGAGCTGGTCATGGATAAGGATTATTTTGTCCTCACAACCAATGTCGATCATCAGTTCTGGATTAACGGCTTTGAAGATGACAGGATTTTTGCAACACAGGGAGACTATGGCCTTTTCCAGTGTGGCGAACCTTGTCATGAAAAATTATATTCAAACAGGGATTTTGTTTATAAAGCCATTGAAAACATAAATGATTGTAAGATTCCATCTGATTTAATACCGAAGTGTCCGGTTTGCGGAAAGGAAATTACCTTGAATTTAAGGGTTGACAATACATTTGTTGAAGATGAAAAATGGGGGGAAATGTATAATAACTACTCCGGATATCTGGAGCATGTAGATGAGGACAAAAACATAGTATTTTTAGAGTTGGGCGTTGGCTTTAACACACCTGCAATAATCAGATATCCATTTGAACAGATGACATATGACAATCAGAACACCACATTGATTAGGTTAAACAGAAGTTCAGCACAGGCAATACCTCAAAACAAAGATAAGACCATCTGTTTTGATGAAAAAATTTCAGAAATATTTGAATATTGGCTTTCAAGGATTTAA
- a CDS encoding protein-ADP-ribose hydrolase, translating into MNREEQLDFLINYLIDERNEAIEIPQDYDAKRSLLRSLMNVRMPLKISDEFLKVQDEFLTAETLSKDLTCVDDIKDVNGKIMLWQGDIVTLKVDAIVNAANSKLLGCFIPLHNCIDNMIHSAAGVQLREECDNIMQLQGHDEEVGKAKITGAYNLPSKYVIHTVGPAIPRESRPSKLDCEALKSCYVSCLEIASQNNLESLAFCAISTGVFNFPRDLAAEIAVGTVKDYLDSNETSLKYVIFDVFSDDSYETYRNLLF; encoded by the coding sequence ATGAATAGGGAAGAACAGTTGGATTTTTTAATCAATTACTTAATTGATGAGCGAAATGAAGCTATTGAAATTCCACAGGATTATGATGCTAAAAGAAGTCTGCTTCGCTCTTTAATGAATGTAAGAATGCCCTTAAAAATTTCAGATGAATTTTTAAAAGTTCAGGATGAATTTTTAACCGCAGAAACATTAAGCAAGGATTTGACTTGTGTTGACGACATCAAGGATGTCAACGGCAAGATTATGCTTTGGCAGGGTGATATCGTAACGTTAAAGGTTGACGCCATTGTAAATGCGGCAAACTCCAAATTATTGGGTTGTTTCATTCCCCTTCATAATTGCATTGACAACATGATACACTCCGCTGCCGGTGTGCAGCTAAGAGAAGAATGTGACAATATAATGCAGCTGCAGGGTCATGACGAAGAAGTGGGCAAGGCCAAAATCACAGGAGCATATAATCTGCCTTCAAAATATGTGATACATACAGTAGGTCCCGCAATCCCTCGTGAGTCAAGGCCTTCCAAATTGGATTGTGAAGCGCTGAAAAGCTGTTATGTGTCATGTTTGGAAATAGCCAGTCAAAATAACTTGGAATCATTGGCATTTTGTGCCATTTCAACAGGTGTGTTTAATTTCCCACGAGATTTGGCGGCTGAAATAGCTGTTGGTACTGTTAAGGATTATTTGGATTCGAATGAAACCAGCTTGAAGTATGTTATCTTTGATGTGTTTTCAGATGACAGCTATGAAACATACAGGAATTTATTGTTTTAG
- a CDS encoding winged helix-turn-helix transcriptional regulator, whose protein sequence is MAKFKGDYCPVDETLKIIRGKWHVLIIRDLFFGKKRFKEFKEGKPNLSNKVLTDCLKDLESNGLVTKTSIEGSKITEYYLTGEGKRMNRIIYELAVFTLEKDGSATDDGAKEFIELFRDTLGID, encoded by the coding sequence ATGGCTAAATTCAAGGGAGATTACTGTCCGGTTGATGAAACATTAAAAATCATCAGGGGAAAATGGCACGTTCTCATTATCAGGGATCTGTTCTTCGGCAAGAAAAGATTCAAGGAATTCAAGGAGGGCAAGCCTAATTTGAGTAATAAGGTTTTGACAGATTGTTTGAAGGACTTGGAATCTAATGGACTGGTTACAAAAACCAGCATAGAGGGCTCTAAAATAACCGAATACTATTTGACTGGGGAAGGAAAACGGATGAACAGAATTATCTATGAATTGGCTGTATTTACATTAGAAAAAGATGGATCTGCAACAGATGATGGAGCTAAGGAATTTATAGAACTGTTTAGGGACACATTGGGAATTGATTAA
- a CDS encoding pyridoxamine 5'-phosphate oxidase family protein — MEEVIKFLTENPQQYLATTGLDGNAKVRPILFYFAEDNKPYFCTSNQKPMYKELDANPNFEMTAATPEFQWLRIAGKVEFIDDLEIKQKVIDANNLVKALYESGDNPTFEVFTIKEGKATIADFSGEPPKVYEI, encoded by the coding sequence ATGGAAGAAGTAATCAAATTCTTAACTGAAAACCCACAACAGTATCTCGCAACTACAGGACTTGACGGAAACGCAAAAGTAAGGCCTATTTTATTCTATTTTGCAGAAGATAACAAACCATACTTCTGTACCAGCAACCAAAAGCCAATGTATAAGGAATTGGATGCAAACCCTAACTTTGAAATGACTGCTGCAACTCCTGAATTCCAATGGCTTAGAATTGCCGGAAAAGTAGAATTTATCGATGATTTGGAAATCAAGCAAAAGGTGATTGATGCCAATAATCTTGTAAAGGCATTGTATGAATCTGGAGACAATCCTACATTTGAGGTATTTACCATTAAGGAAGGAAAAGCAACAATTGCCGACTTTTCCGGAGAACCTCCTAAAGTTTATGAAATTTAA
- a CDS encoding AAA family ATPase — MSIVPLYVPINEIDKYFYNRTEDIKKIAYYLNSLEIGISQSLLIRGVRGVGKTFLLQKLKQDSKKNFLVSYIDISRIVGIDDTQLTAQSVLLELLDEMNNTIYDKINDGKKITFLLKKLIDKLKIKDFSFSKGTYIAEIPIPATEDNYKKISKFVMEYPQKVVENIDGIDGFIIIIDEFQMLKKLENPESFFWLLRSYSQFQSNVSYVMSGSISQTSDAIEMLNGATGAFGGRMIQINIDPFTKQETKSYFNDRFPEITFTDDGFNRFYEYTKGIPMYINSFYNALSSHETYDEDLIDYIFLNNMDQILVMWIRIWGTLNKYEKRIICAMLNREDISWSELERKLDMSPATLTKYIKTLQDKGIIKYFDGNYNFEDLMLKTWLNHEKERTGVYPM; from the coding sequence ATGAGTATTGTTCCATTATATGTTCCAATCAATGAAATCGACAAATATTTTTATAATCGAACTGAAGATATTAAAAAGATTGCGTATTATTTAAATTCCTTAGAAATAGGAATCTCCCAATCATTGTTAATAAGGGGAGTTAGGGGTGTTGGAAAAACCTTTTTGCTTCAAAAACTTAAACAGGACTCAAAAAAGAATTTCTTAGTTTCATATATTGATATTTCTAGAATTGTAGGCATTGATGATACACAATTGACTGCACAATCAGTTTTATTGGAATTATTGGACGAAATGAACAATACTATTTATGACAAAATAAATGATGGCAAAAAAATAACTTTTCTCTTAAAAAAATTGATTGACAAATTAAAAATAAAAGATTTCAGCTTTTCAAAAGGCACCTATATAGCCGAAATACCAATACCTGCAACTGAAGACAATTACAAAAAAATCAGTAAATTTGTAATGGAATACCCGCAAAAGGTTGTTGAAAACATTGATGGTATTGATGGGTTCATAATTATAATTGATGAGTTTCAAATGCTTAAAAAATTGGAAAACCCCGAATCGTTTTTTTGGTTGCTTCGAAGTTACAGTCAATTCCAATCAAATGTTAGCTATGTAATGAGCGGATCAATCTCACAAACGTCAGATGCAATTGAAATGCTAAATGGGGCTACGGGTGCCTTTGGAGGAAGGATGATACAAATAAATATAGACCCTTTCACAAAGCAGGAAACTAAATCTTATTTCAATGATAGATTCCCGGAAATAACATTCACTGATGATGGTTTCAATCGTTTTTATGAGTATACAAAAGGAATTCCAATGTATATCAATAGTTTTTATAATGCATTGTCCTCTCATGAAACCTACGATGAAGATTTGATAGATTATATTTTTCTTAACAATATGGATCAGATTCTTGTGATGTGGATTAGAATATGGGGCACTCTAAATAAGTATGAAAAAAGGATAATCTGTGCCATGTTAAACAGGGAGGATATTTCCTGGTCTGAACTGGAAAGGAAGTTGGACATGTCCCCTGCTACATTGACTAAATATATTAAAACTCTGCAGGATAAAGGAATCATAAAATATTTTGATGGAAATTATAATTTTGAAGATTTGATGTTAAAAACATGGTTAAATCATGAAAAAGAGCGAACAGGTGTTTATCCAATGTAG
- a CDS encoding heavy metal translocating P-type ATPase: MIDEITNFLFGLKMTIISGIFLLISIIFMILGINTPIYLNPAWGTVIISGIPMLLLAMTRLIREKWISSALLIAIAMVASLLIGEVFAAGEVAWIMALGALLEDWTVERAKKGLKNLINLTPQTGRRITNGIEKVIPVDEIKIGDILRILPGESVPVDGEIINGTSSLDQSIMTGESLPIDKEVGDEVFCGTMNLYGAIDIKATSLGENSSLQKLIDLVKAADEKQAPTQRIADKWATWLVPVALAIAIAAWLVTGNIERGVTVLVVFCPCALILATPTAIMAAIGQATKYGVLIKSGEALETLGGLNTLVFDKTGTLTYGNLEVSDIISLRDDLPSEDLLKIVASCEKLSEHPLAKAIVKYAKEAEIDIEEPQEFKMYPGKGVTSTNSYGKIYAGNSKFLSEHNINVDVNCQLDKLKHEGKASIIVALNDEVIGLIGLSDMIREDSKDMIERLHELGTETILLTGDNSETANYFANQVGIGKVFGNLLPEEKLSWIEKLKNEGKKVCMIGDGVNDAPALKTADVSVAMGSVGSDVAIEAADITLLGDDIGKIPYLKKLSNSTLFTIKLNIAMSMAINAAAIICSVLGLLNPVTGAIVHNAGSCLVVLNAALLYDRHFDDSIKKIDTEYTEHSHYHFHNDGEHTHSHENVKIIDEIVTDNGIKHMHTHKHSITRQSCELHHN, translated from the coding sequence ATGATTGATGAAATAACCAATTTCCTATTTGGCCTAAAAATGACAATTATTTCAGGCATATTCCTTTTAATATCAATTATTTTCATGATATTAGGAATCAATACTCCAATTTACTTAAATCCTGCATGGGGAACAGTAATAATAAGTGGTATTCCAATGCTGCTTCTGGCAATGACCCGATTGATTCGTGAAAAATGGATTTCTTCAGCCCTATTGATTGCAATAGCTATGGTGGCCTCACTTTTGATAGGAGAGGTATTCGCAGCTGGCGAAGTTGCATGGATTATGGCATTGGGAGCGCTTTTGGAAGACTGGACAGTTGAAAGGGCGAAAAAAGGCTTAAAAAATTTAATTAATCTAACTCCACAAACCGGAAGAAGAATAACCAATGGAATTGAAAAAGTAATTCCAGTAGATGAAATAAAAATTGGTGATATCTTAAGGATTCTTCCCGGTGAAAGCGTACCTGTGGATGGTGAAATTATAAACGGTACTTCATCACTTGACCAATCAATTATGACAGGAGAATCACTGCCAATCGACAAAGAAGTTGGTGATGAAGTATTCTGCGGCACTATGAACCTGTATGGTGCCATTGACATTAAAGCAACCAGTTTAGGTGAAAATTCTTCACTTCAAAAATTAATAGATCTTGTAAAAGCCGCTGATGAAAAACAGGCCCCAACTCAAAGAATTGCAGACAAATGGGCAACATGGCTAGTTCCAGTTGCACTGGCAATTGCAATTGCTGCATGGCTTGTAACAGGAAACATCGAAAGAGGAGTTACTGTTTTAGTGGTATTCTGTCCATGTGCATTAATTCTTGCAACACCGACTGCAATAATGGCTGCAATCGGTCAAGCAACAAAATATGGTGTGCTCATCAAATCCGGTGAAGCGCTGGAAACATTGGGTGGTTTAAATACTTTAGTATTCGATAAAACTGGTACTTTAACTTACGGTAATTTAGAAGTTTCTGATATTATCTCCCTTAGGGATGATTTGCCTAGTGAGGATTTACTTAAAATTGTTGCCTCATGTGAGAAACTAAGTGAACATCCTTTAGCCAAAGCAATTGTGAAATATGCAAAAGAAGCTGAAATTGATATTGAAGAACCACAAGAATTTAAAATGTATCCCGGAAAAGGCGTTACATCAACAAATTCTTATGGTAAGATATATGCAGGAAACTCCAAATTTCTCTCGGAACATAATATTAATGTTGATGTAAATTGTCAATTAGACAAATTAAAACATGAAGGAAAAGCTTCAATAATTGTTGCATTAAACGATGAAGTCATCGGATTGATTGGATTATCTGATATGATTCGTGAAGATTCCAAAGACATGATTGAAAGATTACATGAATTAGGAACTGAAACCATATTGCTTACAGGAGATAATTCAGAAACTGCTAATTACTTTGCCAACCAAGTCGGAATCGGTAAAGTATTTGGCAATTTACTTCCTGAAGAAAAACTTTCATGGATTGAAAAACTCAAAAATGAAGGTAAAAAAGTATGTATGATTGGAGATGGCGTAAATGATGCACCTGCTCTCAAGACTGCCGATGTAAGTGTTGCAATGGGATCAGTTGGAAGCGATGTAGCGATTGAAGCGGCTGACATCACACTTTTAGGTGATGATATAGGAAAGATTCCATATCTAAAAAAACTGTCTAATTCCACATTGTTTACAATCAAATTGAATATCGCAATGTCAATGGCAATCAATGCAGCGGCTATCATCTGTTCTGTATTGGGACTTTTAAATCCAGTAACTGGAGCAATTGTTCACAATGCAGGATCATGTTTAGTGGTTTTAAATGCAGCATTGCTCTATGACAGGCATTTCGATGATTCAATTAAAAAAATCGATACTGAATATACCGAACATTCACATTATCACTTCCACAATGATGGTGAACATACTCACTCCCATGAAAATGTTAAAATCATTGATGAAATCGTTACAGATAATGGAATTAAGCATATGCATACTCACAAGCACTCAATAACAAGACAAAGTTGTGAACTTCATCACAACTAA
- a CDS encoding alpha/beta hydrolase: protein MSKRSKIIENILEKNHREYIDDADAADEYLKKRSTEEDETYKIPKKIYHTKVESKNLFGCQMITFNDVEDTERMVIYLHGGIYVNEIRLPHISFCDRLAKKINGCVFAPIYPLAPNHTYKETYEIVEKLYNRLLTTGKPIIIMGDSAGGGLTAAFCEYLAVKDMPQPKNIILISPWVDISMSGDYDEVEYDPMLGVDGAREMGKAWAGDLDTKDYKVSPLFGEVDKLPKTTIFIGTHEIIYPDIVKFYNKLQDNGVDAELIVGEEMSHVYPLYPMVPEAKEAFNRIAEILLD from the coding sequence ATGTCAAAGAGATCAAAAATTATAGAAAATATTTTAGAAAAAAATCATCGCGAATATATTGATGATGCAGATGCCGCTGATGAGTATTTGAAGAAACGCTCCACTGAAGAAGATGAAACCTACAAAATACCAAAAAAGATATATCACACCAAAGTTGAAAGCAAAAATCTGTTTGGATGCCAAATGATAACTTTCAACGATGTTGAAGATACAGAGCGCATGGTCATATATCTTCATGGAGGTATATACGTAAATGAAATCAGACTGCCCCACATTTCTTTTTGCGACAGACTTGCAAAAAAAATCAACGGGTGCGTATTCGCTCCGATATACCCTCTCGCTCCAAACCATACCTACAAAGAAACCTATGAGATTGTTGAAAAACTGTATAATCGCCTGTTGACAACCGGAAAGCCAATTATAATCATGGGAGACTCTGCCGGAGGAGGATTGACTGCAGCATTCTGCGAATATCTGGCAGTTAAGGATATGCCTCAACCTAAAAACATAATTCTGATATCCCCATGGGTTGACATATCAATGTCCGGAGATTACGATGAGGTTGAATATGATCCAATGCTTGGAGTGGATGGTGCTCGTGAAATGGGTAAAGCCTGGGCTGGAGATTTGGACACTAAAGACTATAAGGTAAGTCCGCTATTTGGAGAAGTAGATAAGCTTCCTAAAACCACAATATTCATAGGGACCCACGAAATAATATATCCAGACATTGTCAAATTTTACAACAAACTACAGGATAATGGCGTTGATGCAGAACTGATTGTCGGTGAGGAAATGAGCCACGTGTATCCTCTTTATCCAATGGTTCCCGAAGCAAAAGAGGCATTCAATCGGATTGCTGAAATACTTCTCGACTAA